From the genome of Arthrobacter sp. SLBN-122:
GAAGTAGCCGGTGAGGCCGGCATAGAGCTCGGGCTGGGTATAGGTGCGCTGGAACTTGCAGGTCTCCGAACCGGTTTCCACCGACTCGGCGATGGGGGTGCCGCCAACGATGATGGCTCCGCGGTCGTTGCAGTAGTTCTGCAGGATGGCGCGCTGGTTCAGGGGGTTGGTCTTGAGGTCGTCGGCGCCCACCACCTGCACATAACTGATGGCACCGAACAGCAGCGCAAACATGGCCACGGCGGCCACCCATGAGTGCCGGATTGCCTGGTTCATGCCTGCTTCACCGCCTCGGTAGGAGTGTCAATGCCAGTTGCTGCTGCCGCGCCGGCCGGCGGGAGCGGGGTGGTGTCCACCGGGCCGCGGGCTGCATGGGAAATCATCAGGAGGAGCCCCACGATGATCCAGTTGGCCAGGAGGGAAGATCCGCCTGCTGCGAGGAACGGCGTGGTGAGCCCTGTCAAAGGAATGAGCCGGGTGACACCGCCAATGACCACGAAGCACTGAAGGGCCACCGCAAAGGACAGGCCACAGGCGAGCAGCTTGCCGAACGCATCGCGGGTACCCAGTGCGGCGCGGAATCCGCGGGTGACCAGCAGCAGGTACAGCAGGACGACGGCGAACAGGCCGATCAGTCCCAGTTCCTCGCCCAGGGACGCGATGATCATGTCGCTGTTGGCGAAGGGGACCAGGTCCGGGCGTCCCTGGCCAAGGCCGGTGCCCACCAGGCCGCCGTTGGCCATGCCGAAGAGGCCTTCGATGACCTGCCGGCTGCCGTTTTCATAGACGTCGGGGGAGAAGGCGTTGAGCCAGCCGTAGACGCGCTGCTGGACGTGGGAGAACACCTGGGCCGCCACGAAACCGCCGCCGAGGATCAGGGCCAGGCCGATGACCACCCAGCTGATCCTGCTGGTGGCCACGTAGATCATGACAATGAACAGCCCGAAGAACAACAGGGAGGAACCAAGGTCGCGCTGGAAGATCAGGACCCCGATGCTGACCAGCCAGG
Proteins encoded in this window:
- a CDS encoding FtsW/RodA/SpoVE family cell cycle protein is translated as MSQVSTLPKPRRNVELALLLMALAVGIGANMLVGVDQEKAFDSDFWFQSSLLAVAALVFHGVLRFRAKYADPVILPIVVALNGLGLAMIHRLDAPGEDTGNNQLRWTLIAMAVAITVVFFLKDHRVLRRFTFISLAASALLLILPLVPGISAGEILGARVWIRFGPMTFQPGEVAKITLAIFFAGYLSSNRDLILLAGRKIGPLQFPRFKDMGPMITAWLVSIGVLIFQRDLGSSLLFFGLFIVMIYVATSRISWVVIGLALILGGGFVAAQVFSHVQQRVYGWLNAFSPDVYENGSRQVIEGLFGMANGGLVGTGLGQGRPDLVPFANSDMIIASLGEELGLIGLFAVVLLYLLLVTRGFRAALGTRDAFGKLLACGLSFAVALQCFVVIGGVTRLIPLTGLTTPFLAAGGSSLLANWIIVGLLLMISHAARGPVDTTPLPPAGAAAATGIDTPTEAVKQA